A genomic window from Rhizobium sp. EC-SD404 includes:
- a CDS encoding GntR family transcriptional regulator, translated as MTEPVIHTETIGDNAYRRIRADIIFGRIAPSQKLKLDKLKDVYGASISTLREILSRLTSEGLVVAEGQRGFEAAPVSVENLREVAALRQLLEGFALEQSFAAGDVEWEGRVVAAHHKLAALEQRMRDGDMSQTEMWKRYDWEFHQALISACGSKVLMDTHAAVFDKYLRYQMIALSFRGDIAAREHRVMLEAALDRDAPTAKSMLEKHVGGGVEHALATGTIKT; from the coding sequence ATGACTGAACCGGTTATTCATACCGAAACGATCGGGGACAATGCCTATCGCCGCATCCGCGCCGATATCATCTTCGGCCGCATCGCACCCAGCCAGAAGCTGAAGCTCGACAAGCTGAAGGATGTCTACGGTGCAAGCATCAGTACCTTGCGCGAAATCCTCAGCCGACTGACCTCGGAAGGGTTGGTCGTCGCCGAAGGCCAGCGTGGCTTCGAAGCCGCCCCGGTGTCGGTGGAGAACCTGCGCGAAGTTGCGGCGCTGCGCCAGCTTCTCGAGGGATTTGCGCTCGAGCAGTCCTTTGCGGCCGGCGATGTGGAATGGGAAGGCCGCGTCGTTGCCGCCCACCACAAGCTCGCGGCGCTGGAGCAGCGCATGCGCGACGGTGACATGAGCCAGACGGAGATGTGGAAGCGTTATGACTGGGAATTTCACCAGGCACTCATCTCGGCCTGTGGCTCCAAGGTCTTGATGGATACGCATGCCGCCGTCTTCGACAAATACCTGCGCTATCAGATGATCGCGCTGTCGTTTCGAGGCGACATCGCCGCACGCGAGCACCGGGTGATGCTGGAAGCTGCGCTTGATCGCGATGCCCCGACGGCCAAGTCGATGCTCGAAAAGCACGTCGGCGGAGGGGTCGAGCACGCGTTGGCCACGGGAACGATCAAGACCTGA
- a CDS encoding GntR family transcriptional regulator: MSGDFHSTETAGDATYRRIRTDIIFGHLGPGERLRLERLRGRYATSVSTLREVLYRLSSEGLVTAEGQRGFEVAPISVANFREVAAMRGLLEGHALRESFTAGDIEWEGRVVAAHHKLARLETLILAGDLHQTSAWKHYDREFHHALISACGSRALMDTHGIIFDQFLRYQILAVRFRGEIAVDEHRTLLECALVRDAETALRTLDRHIHACVDYTVEQGLFPLAAQ; encoded by the coding sequence GTGAGCGGCGACTTCCATTCAACGGAGACTGCGGGCGACGCAACCTATCGCCGCATTCGAACCGATATTATTTTCGGCCATCTCGGCCCAGGCGAACGCCTGAGGCTGGAGCGGTTGCGCGGACGCTATGCGACGAGCGTCAGCACGTTGCGCGAAGTGCTCTACCGCCTCTCGTCCGAAGGTCTGGTCACCGCCGAAGGCCAACGCGGTTTCGAGGTCGCGCCGATCTCGGTTGCGAACTTCCGCGAAGTGGCCGCAATGCGGGGCCTATTGGAAGGCCATGCGCTGAGAGAGTCGTTCACCGCCGGCGACATCGAATGGGAAGGCCGAGTCGTCGCAGCCCATCACAAGCTCGCACGGCTGGAAACGCTGATTCTTGCGGGCGATCTTCACCAGACATCGGCATGGAAGCACTACGACCGCGAGTTTCATCATGCGCTGATATCGGCCTGCGGGTCCCGTGCGCTGATGGACACGCACGGCATCATCTTCGACCAGTTCTTGCGCTACCAGATCCTGGCCGTGCGTTTCCGCGGCGAGATCGCGGTCGACGAACACAGGACGCTGCTGGAATGCGCCCTTGTCCGCGACGCCGAGACGGCCCTCCGCACGCTCGATCGACACATCCACGCCTGCGTGGATTACACAGTCGAGCAAGGGCTCTTTCCATTGGCAGCTCAGTAA
- a CDS encoding shikimate dehydrogenase, translated as MFRLGLIGDNIKRSKSPMLHRLAGRLCGMDVSYEPLIPADMGLDFDAVFDRCRESGFRGINITYPYKERVFPALNVPDPRVRAIAACNTVIFDPTGSSGTNTDYTGFVATFRESMPGMKPGTVAMAGAGGVGKAVAFALAELKASALHIFDTDPVRAEALANALRVNAPGLAVSVSPTIEDATAGADGIVNCTPLGMTGIPGTAVPLGLMPKAGWAFDAVYTPVETQFLLDAQKRGLATISGYELFFHQGVDAFHAFTGARVDTKELRHALTAEALEQA; from the coding sequence ATGTTTCGGCTCGGATTAATCGGTGACAACATCAAGCGCTCCAAGTCGCCCATGCTGCACCGGCTGGCGGGACGGCTCTGCGGCATGGATGTCAGCTACGAGCCGCTGATCCCGGCCGACATGGGTCTCGATTTCGATGCGGTGTTCGATCGATGCCGTGAGAGCGGCTTTCGCGGCATCAACATCACCTATCCGTACAAGGAGCGCGTGTTCCCCGCGCTGAACGTTCCAGATCCCCGTGTCCGCGCGATAGCTGCCTGCAATACGGTGATCTTCGATCCCACAGGTTCCTCGGGCACCAACACCGACTACACCGGCTTCGTGGCCACTTTCCGTGAAAGTATGCCGGGTATGAAGCCCGGCACTGTCGCCATGGCGGGCGCAGGTGGGGTCGGCAAAGCGGTGGCTTTTGCGCTGGCCGAACTCAAAGCCAGTGCGCTGCACATCTTTGACACCGACCCTGTACGCGCCGAAGCCCTCGCGAACGCGCTGCGAGTGAACGCCCCTGGCTTGGCCGTATCGGTTTCACCGACGATCGAAGACGCGACGGCCGGCGCCGATGGAATCGTCAACTGCACGCCGCTCGGCATGACCGGCATTCCCGGCACGGCTGTTCCCTTGGGCCTGATGCCCAAGGCTGGCTGGGCGTTCGATGCGGTCTACACGCCGGTCGAAACGCAATTCCTGCTGGACGCCCAGAAGCGCGGACTGGCGACCATCAGCGGCTACGAACTCTTCTTCCATCAGGGCGTCGACGCGTTCCACGCATTCACCGGCGCCCGTGTCGATACCAAGGAACTGCGCCATGCGCTTACAGCAGAGGCGCTGGAGCAGGCATGA
- a CDS encoding TRAP transporter small permease subunit, giving the protein MQLMPVLRWLYRRAENILAIMMGVMFVAFIAQIIFRYFLNFPIGWTSELSVIMWLWMVLWGAAFVIREDEEIRFDLLFWMVPPVARRVMLIVGGVLLIGLYVFSLPAVVDYVTFMKVQSTAYLKIRFDWLFSIYVFFAVAVICRYAYLVWRAIRGGETRDADPTEASSGL; this is encoded by the coding sequence ATGCAACTCATGCCCGTGTTGCGCTGGCTCTACCGGCGCGCCGAGAACATTCTCGCCATCATGATGGGCGTGATGTTCGTAGCGTTCATCGCGCAGATCATCTTCCGATACTTCCTCAATTTCCCGATCGGCTGGACGTCCGAACTGTCGGTCATCATGTGGCTGTGGATGGTTCTCTGGGGCGCGGCCTTCGTGATCCGCGAAGATGAAGAGATCCGGTTCGACCTTCTGTTCTGGATGGTCCCTCCCGTAGCGCGTCGCGTCATGCTGATCGTCGGCGGCGTCTTGCTGATCGGGCTTTACGTCTTCTCGCTGCCGGCAGTCGTCGATTACGTCACCTTCATGAAAGTGCAATCGACGGCTTACTTGAAAATCCGCTTCGACTGGCTCTTCTCGATCTACGTGTTCTTCGCCGTCGCCGTGATCTGCCGTTACGCGTACCTCGTCTGGCGCGCTATCCGGGGTGGCGAGACCCGTGACGCCGACCCCACAGAAGCGAGTTCGGGTCTATGA
- a CDS encoding aldehyde dehydrogenase (NADP(+)) gives MTDPITLHGRHLIEGAWVEGSDFFTADRTDGVETRFARGSAADIDRAVQAAAAAFLPYSQSSRESRAQFLEAIADAIEERGAAITAVAMAETGLPAARLEGERGRTTGQLRLFAKHVRDGAYLDRRHDAADPERKPLPRPEIRLVQRPIGPVGVFGASNFPLAFSTAGGDTASALAAGCPVVVKGHQAHPGTSEIVADAILAAIRATDQHPGIFALVQSDTNEAGAALVKHPLIKAIGFTGSLRGGRALFDLAVSRPEPIPFFGELGSVNPVFVLAQAADARGADIARNWAASLTMGAGQFCTNPGVLIVPEASADLIETEAANQLRQVPQQTMLSAGIAQAFGRNAGKLAAGNAVRTICAPEASGRAATAGLFVTDADTFISNPELAEEVFGPAGIVVRARNEDHLLTIANALEGQLTVTLQMDEADTDTAKRLMPILEQKAGRILANGFPTGVEVVDAMMHGGPYPASTNVAATSVGTLAIRRFLRPVAYQNLPEALLPADMV, from the coding sequence ATGACCGATCCCATCACACTCCACGGCCGCCATCTGATCGAAGGGGCCTGGGTCGAGGGCTCAGACTTTTTCACGGCCGACCGCACTGACGGAGTGGAGACCAGGTTCGCACGCGGCAGCGCCGCCGATATCGACCGTGCCGTCCAGGCGGCAGCGGCGGCGTTCCTGCCCTACAGCCAGTCCAGCCGCGAAAGCCGGGCTCAATTTCTCGAAGCGATCGCCGATGCCATCGAAGAGCGCGGCGCGGCAATCACTGCCGTTGCAATGGCCGAGACCGGACTTCCGGCCGCACGCCTCGAAGGCGAACGTGGTCGCACCACCGGCCAGTTGCGGCTGTTCGCAAAGCATGTCCGTGACGGCGCCTATCTCGACCGGCGCCATGACGCGGCCGACCCGGAGCGCAAGCCGCTGCCGCGCCCGGAGATCCGCCTCGTCCAGCGCCCGATCGGCCCCGTCGGCGTGTTCGGCGCATCCAATTTCCCTCTGGCATTCTCGACGGCTGGTGGCGACACCGCCTCGGCGCTCGCCGCCGGTTGTCCGGTCGTGGTTAAGGGCCACCAAGCGCACCCCGGAACATCGGAGATCGTTGCCGACGCAATCCTCGCGGCGATCCGTGCGACGGATCAACACCCGGGCATTTTCGCGCTGGTCCAGTCAGATACGAATGAAGCCGGTGCGGCTCTCGTCAAGCATCCCCTCATCAAGGCGATCGGTTTCACCGGGTCGCTGCGCGGCGGGCGCGCCCTCTTTGATCTGGCTGTCAGCCGGCCGGAGCCCATTCCGTTCTTCGGCGAACTGGGTTCGGTCAACCCCGTCTTCGTGCTTGCTCAAGCAGCCGACGCCCGTGGCGCCGATATCGCACGCAACTGGGCAGCATCGCTGACGATGGGTGCGGGCCAATTCTGCACCAATCCCGGCGTCCTGATCGTTCCGGAAGCGAGCGCCGACCTCATCGAGACCGAAGCGGCCAATCAGCTTCGTCAGGTGCCTCAGCAGACAATGCTGTCGGCCGGCATCGCTCAGGCTTTCGGACGCAATGCCGGGAAGCTCGCTGCCGGCAATGCCGTGCGCACGATCTGCGCACCCGAAGCCAGCGGACGCGCAGCCACCGCCGGCCTCTTCGTAACCGACGCCGACACGTTTATCTCGAACCCGGAGTTGGCGGAAGAAGTGTTCGGCCCCGCGGGTATCGTGGTGCGGGCCCGCAACGAGGATCACCTGCTGACGATCGCGAATGCGCTGGAAGGCCAGCTCACCGTTACCCTGCAAATGGATGAGGCGGATACCGACACCGCGAAGCGGTTGATGCCGATCCTGGAACAGAAAGCTGGCCGCATCCTCGCGAACGGCTTTCCGACGGGTGTCGAGGTGGTGGATGCCATGATGCATGGCGGCCCCTACCCCGCCAGCACTAACGTTGCGGCCACGTCCGTCGGGACGCTCGCGATCCGCAGGTTCCTGCGCCCCGTCGCCTACCAGAACCTGCCTGAGGCGCTTCTTCCCGCCGACATGGTCTGA
- the dctP gene encoding TRAP transporter substrate-binding protein DctP, with translation MFSKFSRRSILAAGALVLSAAVSVPAIAQEPVELRFSAVFSDQDIRARMMERFTEELGGEFQFQGYYGGNLFKQGTELVALQRGNLEMGNIAPQDISNQIPAWSILTSAYLFRDADHLRAFFASEAGDEMKQMVEDQLSVKILGPTYFGARHVGLRTEERVETPEDLQGINLRMPGGDAWQFLGQALGANPTPMAYAEVYTGLQTGAIDGQDNPLPNVQNMKFYEVMSQIVLTSHLVGFDLLTISLDAWNGLTPEQQETLQTAADNAIDWSQAEHVKQEEELAAYFEEQGLEVYEPNLDAFREYAQNLYLESSLAESWPEGMVETINGM, from the coding sequence ATGTTTTCGAAGTTTTCACGCCGCTCCATCCTTGCGGCCGGTGCGCTGGTGTTGTCGGCTGCCGTCAGTGTTCCGGCGATCGCCCAGGAACCCGTCGAACTGCGTTTCTCGGCCGTATTCTCGGATCAGGACATTCGTGCGCGCATGATGGAGCGCTTCACTGAAGAGCTCGGCGGCGAGTTCCAGTTCCAGGGCTATTACGGCGGCAACCTGTTCAAGCAGGGCACCGAACTGGTCGCGCTTCAGCGCGGCAATTTGGAGATGGGCAACATCGCCCCACAGGACATTTCCAACCAGATCCCGGCCTGGTCGATCCTGACATCGGCTTACCTTTTCCGCGACGCCGACCACCTGCGCGCCTTCTTCGCCAGCGAAGCCGGCGATGAGATGAAGCAGATGGTTGAGGACCAGCTCTCGGTCAAAATCCTCGGCCCGACCTATTTCGGCGCGCGCCATGTGGGCCTGCGCACCGAAGAGCGTGTCGAGACGCCGGAAGACCTGCAGGGGATCAACCTGCGCATGCCCGGTGGCGATGCCTGGCAGTTTCTCGGTCAGGCGCTCGGCGCAAACCCGACGCCGATGGCCTATGCCGAAGTCTACACCGGCCTGCAGACCGGCGCGATCGACGGCCAGGACAACCCGCTTCCGAACGTTCAGAACATGAAGTTCTACGAAGTGATGTCGCAAATCGTGCTGACGTCTCACCTCGTCGGCTTCGACCTTCTGACGATCTCGCTGGATGCTTGGAACGGGTTGACCCCCGAGCAGCAGGAAACGCTGCAGACGGCCGCCGATAACGCGATCGACTGGAGCCAGGCCGAGCATGTGAAGCAGGAAGAGGAACTCGCCGCCTATTTCGAAGAGCAGGGCCTCGAAGTGTACGAGCCCAATCTCGATGCTTTCCGCGAGTATGCTCAGAATCTCTACCTGGAATCGAGCCTCGCCGAAAGCTGGCCCGAGGGTATGGTCGAGACCATCAACGGCATGTGA
- a CDS encoding TRAP transporter large permease, giving the protein MSLSDPFTLCIVTLVAMSVLGLPIGHAMIGASILYLFAAGLDMGTAAEQLLNSMFTSYTMLAVPLFILAAELMNSGSMTIRLLNFCNALVGRFRGGLAQVNVLQSLIFAGMSGSAIADAAGMGKMMQKMMTENNKYTPSFAASLTAVSAVMAPILPPSIPLVIYSLVSNASIGFLFLAGILPGLLIALSQMVIVAWSARRQNFPTEAPVPLRKLPGITIRALPALMLPVVLLVGLRGGVMTPTEAAAVAAAYALVVSAIIHRDVGFREFFGSLLSAGRMTASVGMLIAGAMVFNYVVTVENIPASLSAFLLSFELTPLTFLLLVNLVLLLLGCLLEGTTIILVIVPVLVPTAQALGIDMVHFGIVVVFNVMLGLITPPYGLLLFVVARVSGAPLRDIVRDTMPFLLGMFVALAIITFIPSVVLFVPRLFGYSG; this is encoded by the coding sequence ATGAGCCTTTCCGATCCTTTCACGCTGTGCATCGTCACGCTCGTTGCGATGAGCGTCCTCGGCCTGCCGATCGGCCATGCGATGATCGGCGCATCGATCCTCTATCTCTTCGCCGCCGGCCTCGACATGGGCACGGCCGCCGAACAGCTGTTGAACAGCATGTTCACGAGCTACACGATGCTTGCCGTGCCGCTGTTCATCCTCGCCGCCGAGCTGATGAATTCCGGCTCGATGACCATCCGCCTTCTGAACTTCTGCAATGCGCTCGTCGGGCGTTTCCGCGGCGGTCTGGCGCAGGTCAACGTTCTTCAGAGCCTTATCTTCGCGGGCATGTCCGGTTCGGCGATCGCCGATGCCGCCGGCATGGGCAAGATGATGCAGAAGATGATGACGGAGAACAACAAGTACACGCCGAGCTTTGCTGCGTCGCTTACGGCCGTATCGGCCGTCATGGCGCCGATCCTGCCGCCGTCCATTCCGCTCGTCATCTATTCGCTGGTGTCGAACGCCTCCATCGGCTTCCTGTTTCTCGCCGGTATCCTGCCCGGCCTGCTCATCGCTCTCAGCCAGATGGTTATTGTCGCCTGGAGCGCGCGCCGGCAGAATTTTCCGACGGAAGCGCCGGTGCCCCTGCGGAAGCTACCCGGGATCACCATTCGCGCGTTGCCTGCATTGATGCTGCCTGTGGTGCTTCTCGTCGGTCTGCGCGGAGGCGTGATGACGCCGACGGAAGCGGCCGCAGTCGCGGCTGCCTATGCGCTGGTCGTCTCCGCCATCATTCACCGTGACGTCGGCTTTCGCGAGTTCTTCGGCTCGTTGCTGTCGGCCGGCCGCATGACCGCTTCCGTCGGCATGCTGATCGCCGGTGCGATGGTCTTCAACTATGTGGTGACGGTCGAGAATATCCCCGCGTCGCTCAGCGCTTTTCTTTTGAGCTTCGAACTCACGCCGCTGACGTTCCTGCTGCTCGTCAACCTCGTGCTTCTGCTGCTCGGCTGTTTGCTGGAAGGAACGACGATCATTCTCGTGATCGTGCCGGTGCTCGTGCCGACCGCCCAGGCGCTGGGCATCGACATGGTGCATTTCGGAATCGTTGTCGTGTTCAACGTGATGCTCGGCCTGATCACGCCGCCCTATGGGCTACTGCTCTTCGTCGTCGCCCGTGTCTCGGGCGCGCCGCTGCGCGATATCGTGCGTGACACGATGCCGTTCCTACTCGGCATGTTCGTCGCGCTGGCGATCATCACCTTCATCCCGTCGGTCGTGCTCTTCGTGCCGCGCCTGTTCGGCTACTCCGGCTAA
- a CDS encoding Gfo/Idh/MocA family oxidoreductase — protein MTATRIAIVGVGKIAQDQHVPSIKGNEAFELAATVSSRDGLPGIENHAQLTDLLKKRPDIPAVALCMPPQMRYEAARFAIEAGRHVLLEKPPGATIAEVQDLVERARAKNVSLFATWHSRFAAGVPAARAWLAERMVRHVRITWKEDVRRWHPGQAWIWEPGGLGVFDPGINALSILTEILPEPVHLVQSTLEVPDGRQAPIAAALRFRGPAGLTVEADFDWRQTGPQTWDIEIGTDTGSLSLSKGGAELTIGGRREMTEADVEYAGIYRRFAELIDAREIDVDLAPLVHVADAFMLGRKITVEPFEE, from the coding sequence GTGACAGCCACTAGGATCGCGATCGTCGGCGTCGGGAAGATCGCGCAGGACCAGCACGTTCCGTCCATCAAGGGCAACGAGGCCTTCGAGCTTGCGGCAACTGTCAGCAGCCGCGACGGCCTGCCCGGCATCGAGAACCACGCTCAGCTGACCGATCTTCTGAAAAAGCGACCCGACATCCCCGCAGTCGCCCTCTGCATGCCGCCGCAGATGCGCTACGAGGCGGCGAGGTTCGCCATCGAAGCTGGCCGGCATGTCCTGCTGGAAAAGCCGCCGGGCGCAACCATTGCCGAAGTTCAGGACCTCGTCGAACGAGCGCGTGCCAAGAACGTCAGCCTCTTCGCGACGTGGCACTCGCGCTTCGCGGCGGGCGTTCCCGCTGCCCGCGCCTGGCTTGCCGAGCGCATGGTCCGGCATGTTCGCATCACCTGGAAGGAAGACGTGCGGCGCTGGCACCCCGGCCAGGCCTGGATCTGGGAACCGGGCGGCCTCGGCGTATTCGACCCCGGCATCAACGCCCTGTCGATCCTCACCGAAATCCTGCCCGAACCCGTCCATCTCGTCCAATCGACGCTCGAAGTGCCGGACGGACGCCAAGCCCCCATTGCCGCAGCGCTGCGGTTCCGGGGCCCCGCCGGCCTGACGGTCGAGGCCGATTTCGACTGGCGCCAGACCGGTCCGCAAACCTGGGACATCGAAATCGGGACCGACACGGGCTCCCTCAGCCTATCCAAGGGCGGAGCGGAGTTGACGATCGGCGGGCGGCGCGAGATGACGGAAGCCGATGTCGAATATGCCGGCATCTATCGCCGCTTCGCCGAACTGATCGACGCGCGCGAGATCGATGTGGATCTCGCCCCGCTCGTTCATGTCGCCGATGCCTTCATGCTCGGCCGTAAGATCACGGTCGAACCCTTCGAGGAATGA
- a CDS encoding type II 3-dehydroquinate dehydratase, with amino-acid sequence MPHPIYVLNGPNLNRLGKREPEIYGHTTLAEVEAMCRDAAGDSEIVFHQSNREYELVDWIHEAIDQSAAGIIINPAGLTFTSVPIMDALKMFPGPIIELHISNIHRREAVYHNSLMSKVATAVIAGLGPKGYRTAVRAMGDLVDA; translated from the coding sequence ATGCCCCATCCGATCTATGTTCTGAACGGCCCGAACCTCAACCGGCTCGGCAAGCGAGAGCCCGAAATCTACGGCCACACGACGTTGGCCGAAGTCGAGGCCATGTGCCGCGATGCGGCAGGGGATAGCGAGATTGTCTTCCACCAGTCGAACCGCGAATATGAGCTCGTCGATTGGATCCATGAGGCGATCGATCAGTCGGCCGCGGGCATCATCATCAATCCGGCGGGGCTGACCTTCACGTCGGTGCCGATCATGGATGCGCTGAAGATGTTTCCTGGCCCGATCATCGAGCTCCACATCTCCAACATCCATCGCCGCGAAGCGGTCTACCACAACTCGCTGATGTCGAAGGTTGCGACTGCCGTCATCGCGGGGCTCGGTCCCAAGGGTTACCGCACGGCCGTGCGTGCCATGGGTGATCTCGTCGACGCCTGA
- a CDS encoding sugar phosphate isomerase/epimerase and 4-hydroxyphenylpyruvate domain-containing protein — MKTSIATVSISGNLTEKLAAIARAGFDGIEIFENDFLAFDGSPRDVAKMAADAGLEITLYQPFRDFEGLPEPQRARAFDRAERKFDVMQELGTDLILVCSSVSPIAMGGIDRAADDLSELGERAAKRGLRIGYEALAWGRHVNDHRDAWEIVRRADHPNVGLILDSFHTLARRTDLKSIRSIPKDKIFFVQLADAPAIDMDLLYWSRHYRNMPGEGDLPVPAFMAAVAATGYDGYLSLEIFNDQFRGGSPRAIAVDGHRSLIWLIDRIRRDEPALSVDLPAMPAPIGVEGVAFVEFATDQKGAADIAALLSAMGFSEVGRHVSKDVALWRQGDINIVVNTDNSGFAHSSFLVHGTSVYAFALWTDDAKATVERARALGAEPFEQEVGPGELKIPAIRGAGGGVIYFLDRGSDLSKLWDIDFARSDRASPADTAGLTRIDHVGQTMEHGEMLSWLLFYTSIFRAHKTPTVDVVDPAGVVRSQAIESEDGGLRLTLNGADNQRTLAGHFISQSFGSGVQHIAFATDDIFATAASLRKAGFKPLALSPNYYDDVEARFGLEPELADRLRAENILYDRDENGEYFQLYAPTWGEGFLFEIIERRGDYRGYGAPNATFRIAAQKRHMRPKGMPAA, encoded by the coding sequence ATGAAGACATCGATCGCAACCGTTTCGATCAGCGGCAATCTTACCGAAAAACTCGCGGCCATAGCCCGCGCCGGTTTCGACGGCATCGAGATCTTCGAGAACGACTTCCTCGCCTTCGACGGGTCGCCGCGCGATGTCGCCAAGATGGCAGCCGATGCCGGTCTTGAGATCACGCTTTACCAGCCTTTCCGCGACTTCGAAGGTCTGCCGGAGCCGCAGCGCGCCCGCGCATTCGACCGGGCTGAACGCAAGTTCGACGTCATGCAGGAACTAGGAACCGACCTCATCCTCGTCTGCTCGTCGGTATCGCCGATCGCCATGGGCGGCATCGACCGCGCTGCCGATGATCTGAGCGAACTCGGCGAGCGTGCCGCCAAGCGAGGCCTGCGCATCGGCTATGAGGCGCTGGCCTGGGGGCGGCATGTCAACGACCACCGCGACGCCTGGGAAATCGTGCGCCGCGCCGATCATCCCAATGTCGGCCTCATCCTCGATTCCTTTCACACGCTTGCGCGCCGCACGGATCTAAAGTCCATCCGCTCGATCCCGAAGGACAAGATCTTCTTCGTGCAACTCGCCGATGCGCCGGCGATCGACATGGATCTGCTTTACTGGAGCCGCCATTATCGCAATATGCCGGGCGAAGGCGACCTGCCCGTCCCGGCATTCATGGCAGCCGTCGCCGCGACGGGCTATGACGGCTATCTCTCGCTCGAGATCTTCAACGACCAGTTCCGCGGTGGTTCGCCGCGTGCGATCGCCGTCGATGGACATCGGTCGCTCATCTGGCTGATAGACCGGATCCGGCGCGACGAACCCGCTCTGTCGGTCGACCTGCCAGCCATGCCGGCACCGATCGGCGTCGAGGGTGTCGCCTTCGTTGAATTCGCGACAGATCAGAAGGGAGCGGCCGACATTGCCGCGCTTCTTTCCGCGATGGGATTTTCCGAAGTCGGCCGGCATGTCTCCAAAGACGTCGCGCTGTGGCGCCAAGGCGATATCAACATCGTCGTCAACACCGACAATTCAGGCTTCGCGCACTCGTCCTTCCTGGTCCATGGCACGTCGGTCTACGCCTTTGCGCTCTGGACCGACGATGCGAAAGCAACCGTCGAGCGTGCCCGCGCGCTCGGCGCCGAGCCCTTCGAACAGGAAGTCGGCCCGGGCGAACTGAAAATCCCCGCCATCCGCGGCGCCGGCGGCGGTGTGATCTACTTCCTCGACCGGGGTTCCGATCTCTCCAAGCTCTGGGACATCGACTTTGCCCGCAGCGATCGCGCATCACCTGCCGATACCGCCGGGCTCACCCGCATCGACCATGTCGGCCAGACGATGGAGCATGGCGAGATGCTGTCGTGGCTTCTCTTCTACACATCCATCTTCCGCGCCCACAAAACTCCGACGGTCGACGTCGTCGATCCAGCGGGCGTGGTGCGCAGCCAGGCGATCGAGTCCGAAGACGGCGGCTTGCGCCTGACATTGAACGGTGCGGACAACCAGCGCACACTGGCCGGCCACTTCATTTCCCAAAGCTTCGGCTCGGGCGTCCAGCACATTGCCTTCGCAACGGACGATATCTTCGCGACGGCGGCGTCCCTGCGCAAAGCCGGCTTCAAGCCTTTGGCGCTGTCTCCGAACTACTATGACGACGTCGAAGCCCGCTTCGGACTGGAACCCGAACTTGCCGACCGGCTGAGGGCGGAAAACATTCTCTACGACCGCGACGAGAATGGCGAATATTTCCAGCTCTACGCTCCCACCTGGGGCGAAGGCTTCCTCTTCGAGATCATCGAACGGCGCGGTGACTATCGCGGCTACGGCGCCCCGAACGCCACGTTCCGCATCGCCGCACAAAAGCGGCATATGCGGCCGAAGGGCATGCCTGCCGCTTAA